In the Acropora muricata isolate sample 2 chromosome 10, ASM3666990v1, whole genome shotgun sequence genome, one interval contains:
- the LOC136931106 gene encoding uncharacterized protein isoform X2 produces MKSTSDIFSTVASVILLLSLITLGSCELSLHRQPGEGEIERVFNETHSSFWQCPSCNPGIGASVECGTSVSFDVDIDCKQCKSNVTYSDTHDHSTCKPCRRCKEHEKMTGVCSVDKDTTNCLGSCEKGYYWTNDSCQPCRHCKEHENMTGFCGVVKDTTKCLGSCEKGYYWTNNSCQPCRHCKEHENMTGFCSADKDMIKCLPSCEKGYYWTNNSCQPCRHCKEHENMTGFCGVDKDTTKCLASCEKGYYWKNNSCHPCSECCKNNISINHEKQCEDSGLPDNHQCQKTEPICQNVSPKEENRDYLQDGNGKVYIWIIIIIIIVITIVIIIMFIVMIWKRDGWQGFKARITSCFHCSFTSTHPTCNRDLTSNSGQSSLLEMATFSFCDSEVLSGTTATSRTASLKSGASGEKRSVFQRLLSTPPEIQSTERGSVSSFQRSLSHPGCFPDKHRQSRPKKEIKPLFLTKCVGTKKSKMKGKKKYMYLPGCQEPTVKSVSSAADATGNEILKKPFQPSPRAFRTQYTSTTGLYGGSTIIDIDPVPEPFRKELLSNRVSRIPIQPFYQRICVKLDCERAFFYDFRLLGEKIGLDRNETSLLATKGNPTHSILEIYDSQKGSSIGKLRKFLEEMDRYDVVTVIDEWIDHEWKRVVRSS; encoded by the exons ATGAAGTCAACGTCTGACATTTTTTCAACCGTTGCATCG GTTATTTTGTTGCTATCCCTGATCACTCTGGGGAGCTGCGAATTGTCCCTCCATCGCCAGCCAGGAGAAGGAGAGATTGAAAGAGTATTCAATGAAACTCATTCAAGTTTTTGGCAATGCCCTAGCTGTAATCCAGGAATTGGCGCCAGTGTTGAATGTGGCACAAGTGTTTCATTCGATGTAGACATTGATTGCAAACAATGCAAGTCGAATGTCACCTATTCAGACACCCATGATCATTCCACTTGTAAACCTTGCCGGCGCTGCAAGGAGCATGAAAAAATGACAGGAGTCTGCAGTGTGGATAAGGACACAACAAATTGCTTAGGGTCCTGTGAGAAGGGATATTACTGGACAAACGACAGCTGTCAACCATGCCGGCACTGCAAGGAACATGAAAATATGACAGGATTCTGTGGTGTTGTCAAGGACACAACAAAATGCTTAGGATCCTGTGAGAAGGGATATTACTGGACAAACAACAGCTGTCAACCATGCAGGCACTGCAAGGAACATGAAAATATGACAGGATTTTGTAGTGCTGACAAGGACATGATAAAATGCTTACCTTCCTGTGAGAAAGGATACTACTGGACAAACAACAGCTGTCAACCATGCCGTCACTGCAAGGAACATGAAAACATGACAGGATTCTGTGGTGTTGACAAGGACACGACAAAATGCTTAGCTTCCTGTGAGAAAGGATACTACTGGAAAAACAACAGTTGTCACCCATGCAGTGAATGTTGTAAGAACAACATTTCCATCAACCACGAGAAACAGTGTGAGGATTCTGGGCTACCAGATAATCATCAGTGTCAGAAAACAGAACCTATATGCCAAAATGTTTCACCAAAAGAGGAGAATCGAGATTACCTTCAAGATGGAAATGGAAAGGTTTACAtttggataataataattattatcatcgtAATAACTATTGTTATCATAATAATGTTTATTGTCATGATATGGAAAAGAGATGGTTGGCAGGGATTTAAAGCAAGAATCAcatcttgttttcattgttctttcACTTCTACACATCCAACTTGCAACAGGGACCTTACTTCAAATTCTGGTCAGAGTTCTTTGTTGGAAATGGCCACGTTCAGTTTCTGTGATAGTGAGGTACTTTCTGGTACTACAGCCACAAGCAGAACAGCTTCCTTGAAATCAG GTGCTTCTGGTGAAAAGCGCTCAGTATTTCAGAGGCTCCTGTCCACTCCACCGGAAATCCAGTCCACAGAACGTGGTTCTGTTTCTTCATTTCAAAGATCACTTTCACATCCTGGCTGTTTTCCAGATAAGCACCGTCAGAGCAGAcccaaaaaagaaatcaagccCCTATTCCTGACAAAATGTGTTGGTACTAAAAAAAGCAAGatgaaaggaaagaagaaatatA TGTATCTGCCAGGATGTCAAGAGCCAACAGTCAAATCAGTCTCTTCAGCAGCTGATGCCACTG GGAATGAAATTCTTAAAAAGCCATTCCAACCTTCTCCTCGAGCCTTCAGGACACAATATACATCAACAACAGGACTTTATGGTGGATCAACAATAATTGacattgacccagttccagaacCCTTTCGTAAAGAACTCTTGAGTAACCGGGTATCAAGGATTCCCATTCAACCATTTTATCAAAGGATTTGTGTTAAACTTGATTGTGAAAGGGcctttttttatgattttcGTCTTTTGGGTGAAAAGATTGGCCTGGACAGAAATGAAACTTCACTTTTAGCTACAAAAGGTAATCCTACACATTCAATTCTTGAAATATATGATAGCCAGAAAGGCAGTTCCATtggaaaattaagaaaatttctGGAGGAAATGGATAGATATGATGTAGTGACAGTTATTGATGAATGGATTGATCATGAATGGAAACGAGTTGTGAGAAGCTCTTAA
- the LOC136931106 gene encoding uncharacterized protein isoform X3 has protein sequence MDRCAHRSNGISEVILLLSLITLGSCELSLHRQPGEGEIERVFNETHSSFWQCPSCNPGIGASVECGTSVSFDVDIDCKQCKSNVTYSDTHDHSTCKPCRRCKEHEKMTGVCSVDKDTTNCLGSCEKGYYWTNDSCQPCRHCKEHENMTGFCGVVKDTTKCLGSCEKGYYWTNNSCQPCRHCKEHENMTGFCSADKDMIKCLPSCEKGYYWTNNSCQPCRHCKEHENMTGFCGVDKDTTKCLASCEKGYYWKNNSCHPCSECCKNNISINHEKQCEDSGLPDNHQCQKTEPICQNVSPKEENRDYLQDGNGKVYIWIIIIIIIVITIVIIIMFIVMIWKRDGWQGFKARITSCFHCSFTSTHPTCNRDLTSNSGQSSLLEMATFSFCDSEVLSGTTATSRTASLKSGASGEKRSVFQRLLSTPPEIQSTERGSVSSFQRSLSHPGCFPDKHRQSRPKKEIKPLFLTKCVGTKKSKMKGKKKYMYLPGCQEPTVKSVSSAADATGNEILKKPFQPSPRAFRTQYTSTTGLYGGSTIIDIDPVPEPFRKELLSNRVSRIPIQPFYQRICVKLDCERAFFYDFRLLGEKIGLDRNETSLLATKGNPTHSILEIYDSQKGSSIGKLRKFLEEMDRYDVVTVIDEWIDHEWKRVVRSS, from the exons ATGGACCGTTGTGCGCATCGCTCAAATGGAATTTCTGAG GTTATTTTGTTGCTATCCCTGATCACTCTGGGGAGCTGCGAATTGTCCCTCCATCGCCAGCCAGGAGAAGGAGAGATTGAAAGAGTATTCAATGAAACTCATTCAAGTTTTTGGCAATGCCCTAGCTGTAATCCAGGAATTGGCGCCAGTGTTGAATGTGGCACAAGTGTTTCATTCGATGTAGACATTGATTGCAAACAATGCAAGTCGAATGTCACCTATTCAGACACCCATGATCATTCCACTTGTAAACCTTGCCGGCGCTGCAAGGAGCATGAAAAAATGACAGGAGTCTGCAGTGTGGATAAGGACACAACAAATTGCTTAGGGTCCTGTGAGAAGGGATATTACTGGACAAACGACAGCTGTCAACCATGCCGGCACTGCAAGGAACATGAAAATATGACAGGATTCTGTGGTGTTGTCAAGGACACAACAAAATGCTTAGGATCCTGTGAGAAGGGATATTACTGGACAAACAACAGCTGTCAACCATGCAGGCACTGCAAGGAACATGAAAATATGACAGGATTTTGTAGTGCTGACAAGGACATGATAAAATGCTTACCTTCCTGTGAGAAAGGATACTACTGGACAAACAACAGCTGTCAACCATGCCGTCACTGCAAGGAACATGAAAACATGACAGGATTCTGTGGTGTTGACAAGGACACGACAAAATGCTTAGCTTCCTGTGAGAAAGGATACTACTGGAAAAACAACAGTTGTCACCCATGCAGTGAATGTTGTAAGAACAACATTTCCATCAACCACGAGAAACAGTGTGAGGATTCTGGGCTACCAGATAATCATCAGTGTCAGAAAACAGAACCTATATGCCAAAATGTTTCACCAAAAGAGGAGAATCGAGATTACCTTCAAGATGGAAATGGAAAGGTTTACAtttggataataataattattatcatcgtAATAACTATTGTTATCATAATAATGTTTATTGTCATGATATGGAAAAGAGATGGTTGGCAGGGATTTAAAGCAAGAATCAcatcttgttttcattgttctttcACTTCTACACATCCAACTTGCAACAGGGACCTTACTTCAAATTCTGGTCAGAGTTCTTTGTTGGAAATGGCCACGTTCAGTTTCTGTGATAGTGAGGTACTTTCTGGTACTACAGCCACAAGCAGAACAGCTTCCTTGAAATCAG GTGCTTCTGGTGAAAAGCGCTCAGTATTTCAGAGGCTCCTGTCCACTCCACCGGAAATCCAGTCCACAGAACGTGGTTCTGTTTCTTCATTTCAAAGATCACTTTCACATCCTGGCTGTTTTCCAGATAAGCACCGTCAGAGCAGAcccaaaaaagaaatcaagccCCTATTCCTGACAAAATGTGTTGGTACTAAAAAAAGCAAGatgaaaggaaagaagaaatatA TGTATCTGCCAGGATGTCAAGAGCCAACAGTCAAATCAGTCTCTTCAGCAGCTGATGCCACTG GGAATGAAATTCTTAAAAAGCCATTCCAACCTTCTCCTCGAGCCTTCAGGACACAATATACATCAACAACAGGACTTTATGGTGGATCAACAATAATTGacattgacccagttccagaacCCTTTCGTAAAGAACTCTTGAGTAACCGGGTATCAAGGATTCCCATTCAACCATTTTATCAAAGGATTTGTGTTAAACTTGATTGTGAAAGGGcctttttttatgattttcGTCTTTTGGGTGAAAAGATTGGCCTGGACAGAAATGAAACTTCACTTTTAGCTACAAAAGGTAATCCTACACATTCAATTCTTGAAATATATGATAGCCAGAAAGGCAGTTCCATtggaaaattaagaaaatttctGGAGGAAATGGATAGATATGATGTAGTGACAGTTATTGATGAATGGATTGATCATGAATGGAAACGAGTTGTGAGAAGCTCTTAA
- the LOC136931106 gene encoding uncharacterized protein isoform X1, translated as MKPESEISSIFTLVILLLSLITLGSCELSLHRQPGEGEIERVFNETHSSFWQCPSCNPGIGASVECGTSVSFDVDIDCKQCKSNVTYSDTHDHSTCKPCRRCKEHEKMTGVCSVDKDTTNCLGSCEKGYYWTNDSCQPCRHCKEHENMTGFCGVVKDTTKCLGSCEKGYYWTNNSCQPCRHCKEHENMTGFCSADKDMIKCLPSCEKGYYWTNNSCQPCRHCKEHENMTGFCGVDKDTTKCLASCEKGYYWKNNSCHPCSECCKNNISINHEKQCEDSGLPDNHQCQKTEPICQNVSPKEENRDYLQDGNGKVYIWIIIIIIIVITIVIIIMFIVMIWKRDGWQGFKARITSCFHCSFTSTHPTCNRDLTSNSGQSSLLEMATFSFCDSEVLSGTTATSRTASLKSGASGEKRSVFQRLLSTPPEIQSTERGSVSSFQRSLSHPGCFPDKHRQSRPKKEIKPLFLTKCVGTKKSKMKGKKKYMYLPGCQEPTVKSVSSAADATGNEILKKPFQPSPRAFRTQYTSTTGLYGGSTIIDIDPVPEPFRKELLSNRVSRIPIQPFYQRICVKLDCERAFFYDFRLLGEKIGLDRNETSLLATKGNPTHSILEIYDSQKGSSIGKLRKFLEEMDRYDVVTVIDEWIDHEWKRVVRSS; from the exons ATGAAGCCAGAGTCTGAGATTTCTTCAATCTTTACATTG GTTATTTTGTTGCTATCCCTGATCACTCTGGGGAGCTGCGAATTGTCCCTCCATCGCCAGCCAGGAGAAGGAGAGATTGAAAGAGTATTCAATGAAACTCATTCAAGTTTTTGGCAATGCCCTAGCTGTAATCCAGGAATTGGCGCCAGTGTTGAATGTGGCACAAGTGTTTCATTCGATGTAGACATTGATTGCAAACAATGCAAGTCGAATGTCACCTATTCAGACACCCATGATCATTCCACTTGTAAACCTTGCCGGCGCTGCAAGGAGCATGAAAAAATGACAGGAGTCTGCAGTGTGGATAAGGACACAACAAATTGCTTAGGGTCCTGTGAGAAGGGATATTACTGGACAAACGACAGCTGTCAACCATGCCGGCACTGCAAGGAACATGAAAATATGACAGGATTCTGTGGTGTTGTCAAGGACACAACAAAATGCTTAGGATCCTGTGAGAAGGGATATTACTGGACAAACAACAGCTGTCAACCATGCAGGCACTGCAAGGAACATGAAAATATGACAGGATTTTGTAGTGCTGACAAGGACATGATAAAATGCTTACCTTCCTGTGAGAAAGGATACTACTGGACAAACAACAGCTGTCAACCATGCCGTCACTGCAAGGAACATGAAAACATGACAGGATTCTGTGGTGTTGACAAGGACACGACAAAATGCTTAGCTTCCTGTGAGAAAGGATACTACTGGAAAAACAACAGTTGTCACCCATGCAGTGAATGTTGTAAGAACAACATTTCCATCAACCACGAGAAACAGTGTGAGGATTCTGGGCTACCAGATAATCATCAGTGTCAGAAAACAGAACCTATATGCCAAAATGTTTCACCAAAAGAGGAGAATCGAGATTACCTTCAAGATGGAAATGGAAAGGTTTACAtttggataataataattattatcatcgtAATAACTATTGTTATCATAATAATGTTTATTGTCATGATATGGAAAAGAGATGGTTGGCAGGGATTTAAAGCAAGAATCAcatcttgttttcattgttctttcACTTCTACACATCCAACTTGCAACAGGGACCTTACTTCAAATTCTGGTCAGAGTTCTTTGTTGGAAATGGCCACGTTCAGTTTCTGTGATAGTGAGGTACTTTCTGGTACTACAGCCACAAGCAGAACAGCTTCCTTGAAATCAG GTGCTTCTGGTGAAAAGCGCTCAGTATTTCAGAGGCTCCTGTCCACTCCACCGGAAATCCAGTCCACAGAACGTGGTTCTGTTTCTTCATTTCAAAGATCACTTTCACATCCTGGCTGTTTTCCAGATAAGCACCGTCAGAGCAGAcccaaaaaagaaatcaagccCCTATTCCTGACAAAATGTGTTGGTACTAAAAAAAGCAAGatgaaaggaaagaagaaatatA TGTATCTGCCAGGATGTCAAGAGCCAACAGTCAAATCAGTCTCTTCAGCAGCTGATGCCACTG GGAATGAAATTCTTAAAAAGCCATTCCAACCTTCTCCTCGAGCCTTCAGGACACAATATACATCAACAACAGGACTTTATGGTGGATCAACAATAATTGacattgacccagttccagaacCCTTTCGTAAAGAACTCTTGAGTAACCGGGTATCAAGGATTCCCATTCAACCATTTTATCAAAGGATTTGTGTTAAACTTGATTGTGAAAGGGcctttttttatgattttcGTCTTTTGGGTGAAAAGATTGGCCTGGACAGAAATGAAACTTCACTTTTAGCTACAAAAGGTAATCCTACACATTCAATTCTTGAAATATATGATAGCCAGAAAGGCAGTTCCATtggaaaattaagaaaatttctGGAGGAAATGGATAGATATGATGTAGTGACAGTTATTGATGAATGGATTGATCATGAATGGAAACGAGTTGTGAGAAGCTCTTAA